The Xylocopa sonorina isolate GNS202 chromosome 11, iyXylSono1_principal, whole genome shotgun sequence genome includes the window GTcacgataataataatagtggTATATAATAACTGCATATAATCGCTACGCTAATAATATTTGaactattaattattaattaacgttaagtatacacaacacattTGTACGATTTCACTCAGCCTGCACGAACAGCAGCGAGGGAAGGTGGTATTAGATGAAAAGGTCGTGTGTACGAGGTGTAGAAGATAGGGTAGGGGCACAGTATGTGTATCGTGTGTCTATGCGTGCGtgttatgtatgtatgtatatatgtacgtatgGGCGTGTATGTGTTCTTTGCAGGGAGAATGTGTTTCAATAGTCTCTCTCGATGTCCTGTGTGGATAGGTTGAAATAATttcttttctcgttttttttccaCCGGTTCTCAATTAGGGAGTCCGAAGTTGAGGTACGAGAATACATTGTAACGTAAGTTCAAAGTGTCCATTGAGCCAGCTGTAGAATCTTCGTGGAGCGTGTAAGCAGCACCACATATTACGCTGTGTATCGCTCCAGCACCTTAACTCGGAGATAAAAAGAGGGAATACGCGTCATCCGGATTAATTTGGTCGCACCCAGTGGTACTCTGACTCGTCTCGTGAGAACATATCAGCACACTTGGTCAGGGTACCGGACGTAAGTAGTTGTACCTGATATCTCCACGAAGCCTAGGAACGCAGAACGGATGGAGgttttactctctctctctctctctttctctctctctctctctctctctctttctttctctcgctcgctctcgctctctctctctctctctctctctcgctcgctcgctctttctttctctcttcctttctcACTGTTCTCATTACAGAAAGAGATGGAACAGCGACCGTCCTTCTAAAACGGTTGACATACGATGCGAAGTCATCGTTCGCCCACTAACGTAGTCACTCATATTGACCGTGTTCACTAACAGTCACTACAATCCTTCGACAAATTTCGAAAGTTGGTCTTGCGGCGTCATTGGCGTCACTTCACTTGTGTCCGTACCGCTAGTGGGCGGTGGTGCCGGAGATGGATGATGGGGCATGGTACCCGGATGACCTGTCGGTGCACCTGTCCCACCGCTCAACTGCGAGAGCATCATTTCGCTTGGCCCGGCTAATTCGTGAGCCGGCGAATGCGTTGGGGTGCCGTGAGGATGATGATGAGGCGATGGCACCGGCCCTGATCGAGGGGAAGGAACTGGCTGATTACGCGGAGACGGAACCGGTCGCGGAGAAGGGTTCGGTTGAGGAGATCGAATCGGCGGTGGAGATCGTACGGACTGCATCAGCTGTTGCTGTACAGAGATCCCTGGAGGTCCCATCACACCTTGCGGGGAAGGTACAGGCGGTGGTGTTGGCTTTAAACCGGGTTGACCGTATCCTTGTTCGCTAAAGCCACCATAACCTGGAGAAGAATACGCGGAATCGTGGCAAACGTTAGACCACGAACCAACCGGCTCGAGGAATCTCGTTTTCTCCAGAATTAAATAATTCTTACCGAGAAGGGACGGCCTTATGGGTCGCTGTTGACCGTAAGGAGGTGCCGGTGGTTGCGtgaattgttgttgttgttgttgttgctgttgctgctgctgctgttgctgttgttgttgctgctgcctTTGCATTGCCAGCATTTGCTGTTTATACCATGGAGATTGCTGCTGAACaggttgctgctgctgttgctgttgttgttgctgctgctgctgttgattTAACATCGCCTGTATCTGCATTCTcccttgctgctgctgctgctgctggtgttgctgctgctgctgctgctggtgttgctgctgttgctgctgttgagACATCATATGCTGCAAACCAGGTTGTTGTTGCGGCTGATTAGGACCCAAGGGCCCGCCAACCCCTCCGCCGTATTGACCACTTTGTTGCTGAAGGGCAAGCgcctttttattaaaaaaattatatggTGATAGAAATCATCAAAATCGAGAGAGTGAAAAGCAGCAAATAATACGATAAAATAAATGGCAAATCATCATACCCGTTGTTTGATGAAGGCAGCCATGATCGGTGGATTGCTTTTGAGTATTTGAAGTATTTGGTTTTGTTGTTCTGGAGTATGGGGATTTTTAAGAGTTTGCATAAGTTGCTGGAATACATGTTTTTGCATGTTGCTTTGAGCTTGCGGTCCAACTTGACTAACCGGACCGCCGAGGACTCCCGTCGGTCTCGGCATCTGCCCTCCCATTCCCATTCCTGGTtgatgctgttgctgctgcattATCTGCTGCGGCGTTTGCTGCCTCAAACCAGGATTCTGCTGCATCACTGCATTCGGATACCTACtgcaaataaaaatttattattttgcTATCTTCGCCAAGAACTTCCAACAACGAAAGAGTTTAATTTCTTCGATAATCCCACCGGCGACAATGCACGAGAACACGATTAAATAGAGATGATAGGAAGACGATAGAGAAGTATAGCCTTAAGATTACAATTTTCACGCGAATCTATGATAACAGAAAATACTTGGAAAGGAAGACTTGAGAATTTTTTACCGATTCAATAAACCGCTGATTCAATAAAACATTTTCTAGATAACAGGTCGGACTGTGATGCGCACGATTCGACATTCGATCGATGAGGGAAAGGCGCAAGCCCGCATCAGTTATATGAACAGAATTAACTGTTCGGGCATTCTGTGAATTGATCTTATAAATTTTGTTCAATAGTTTACCTTGCCGTCCACTGatccatcgaaatgagatgagtaCCACCAGGATTTGCCATTGGGACGGACATCGGCCGTTGCATCTGTGGCGGAGGCATCACGCCGCCCGTTTGTCCTCCTACACCGACTCCAACGCCGACTCCACCACCCGGTGTTACTTTGCCGTAACCATGCGGCGCCTGTTGCCTCGCAGCCTCTTCTTGTACTTGCTTCACCACTTGGAGGACATGAGCCGGTGGTGTTTGCGTTCCAGGCTTCAATCCAATTCCAGGCTGATGCGGCGAAGACAGATTGGTAGGGCTGATTCCCGGTTTTATAGCAACACCGGCGGGCATAGTAACGTTCGAACTCTGTTGTCCAGATTGCATTGCTCCTACAGGACCTGTCGGTCTAGTATTCATCACAGCCATTCGTCTCCTAAAATATGAAATTGTGTGTATTATATATATGTGGGTCTCGGTTATTATCACTATTAACAACCGCTCCTAAATCGCAAAATTAAAACATCATACCTTAACAATTGCGCTTGTTGTAACCGTTGTTGAAGCTGTTGTTGCTTCAATTTATGTTTGATATTCGAACAGAATGGAACAAGACATTTAGTCTCTTGGCAGTGTTTAGCATGGTAACAGCACAACGCTATCAATTGTTTACATATCGGACAACCACCGTTCGTCTTTCGTTTGCAAACTTTCGTATGCGTTACTACTCTCTTCATCTTCTGACAGCTCGTTAGACGACAATTAGCATCTCTGCATTGGCATGCGTGCACCAACGACTGAATACATCTTTGTATCGAAAGTTTGCGCGCCTCCTATATTACAAAATTGAACCATTTATTGCAGATGCATATAATAAGATAGGTCTTGGATTAAAAAAAGGGTATATCATATTTACCTGTGGATTAGCTTGCTTGGCATCGGCCGGCGATGAACCATCATCCAAATCTAAACCAAGTTTCTCCATATGATGAGGATGACCGTCTTTTTCTTTACAACTTATACACAGGTCAAAATCCTATCGAGATAAATAAAGAATAACATTAGACTGATTTGCATAAGAACAAGATACGTGAAAAATAATTAGTTCGATACTTACATCACAAACCGTACAATGATATCTTGTTTCTACATGACTCTTACAGTTATTGCAGGTATAAACAAATTTGTCTTGACCTTGGTTGTGCAATTCATATAGCATAGACATTGAACTAAATTTCGCACGCCTTAAGGAAGAGAATTCGTAGTGTCTTTCCCTGGCCATTGTAAGGAAAGCATCGCGGCCATCCATAAGGTCACAATTAATAACAGGGTCAGGGTCCTGAATAGGCTAAAATAGATAAAACACTTTGTTACAGAAATACATACTCAAGTACGTGAATGAAAGAAGGCAGTATTTCCAAATGCTTACTGCTAAACTGGCTGCACTTTGAGCACTATGCAACCTAATAACAAAGAATACTTCTTTATGTTTCTCCATAGTTGCAAAGATTTTTGCAGAAAGGTCGTTTCCTGTTTGCGGAGTATTAGACTTTTTACTATTCTTTCTTTGATTTGCTTTGGATTTATTAGACTTTTTGGCTTTCTTCTGTCCCTTCTTTTTACCATCCGAACCTGTTTCGGAATCTTCTGACAACGACAAAATCTGTAACGAAGAAATTATGCATCAACCGTTGGTTATCTACTATCTCAAATAATATACTGTTCCATTATACTCACTGCACTAGCAGCAGCAGCTTCTGCAGCTTCTGCCTGTTTAcgtttttcttcttcctcttgaTCCAACTCCTTAATACTTTCTTCTAAAACATTGGGCCAGAAGTCACCTTCGAAATATGGTAAATCGGCTGCTGATTGGAGTTTATCTTCCATTGCTTGTTTCAAAATATCCTGCAATTAATAAATGGTAAATATTTTAATCCATGGTTTTGATATCTTTCATTTGTCAATGAGAAGCATTAAGTTTAATTGTAGTCCGCTAATCCTATGTTCATATTTATAAATACAATAAGAACATTAGCTTTTGCGGACGTTAATTTTAGTCTACTTTGACACCCAGGAATAATAATTAATCCCCAGGTAACACTTGAGACTGTGTTGTATATCAAGAGTAAGGAACACATACTTTGTTATATATTGAATACTGAAAAAACAAGGTGCAAGGGAAGGTGACGCAGTTTATTATGAATTAATGATATATTAGTACTAACTTTATAATCAAGCACGATTCTTTCCACCATGCCTTTGTCCAACATTTTCTTATACCACTCTTGCAACCTTCTAGGCTTTGGAATTTTTTGTTCTTGAGGATGGCAGTGAAATATATAATCATCTCCTTCGGAAGGGGGACAGGCCCAGATATGAGCCATCGTGTACCTAAAAAAAAATGTCAATGCAATAACTGTTGTTAATATCAATATCATATTACAGATATTCCTTGAATATATTTGTACTTACCCAAGTTGTTTCGCGTAATCTAAGTATCCAAGAAGAATCTCATGATATACCGCTGTTCGGAATTGTCTAGGCCGGAAAAAGTGTACAGAGTCCAAGTATGCGATATAAACTCTTCGAGTATTAGGTGGTGTACATTCACTGCCGTATTCTTGCACGTGCATGCCGAAAAAACATACATCTGTGCCGTCGACCTCTTCAAATGCAAATAAAGCTTTCGCTCTGTATGGAAATTCACCAGGCATATCACCGTTTTCTACAAATCTACTTCGCATCCCTGGCTTCACTTCTACAACTTTATCGCTGGACGCCACAACTCTAATTGCTACTTCCCCAGCGCCggcttcttttttctttaagaAATTGTTTACGCGCGTTTCAATATAGGTACCTAATTTAGTAACCGGCAGACGTTTGGCGTTAAACTTGTTTTCTTTACGTTTCTGTCCTTTCTTCTTTAAGCATTTATCACAAGTGAACCTGGAAACGTTTCAACTTACAATGAATACATTTAGGTGTCCCGTGAAAGACTGTTAATTATTACAGAGTTAATCGTAAAATTTGTCAAGATAACGTAGAGGAGTGTTCCAGTACACGGAACGTTACTTCGTAAGAGCATGCTTCTACCTACCCTAATGGCCAAATTGATTCCATGTGCAGCACGCAAATCTGATGTACCTTTCTGCCGCAATCTGTACACACAACAAAAGACTCCAATTCCAAATGATCGTTCTTCATTTCCTGGAACTGTTCCTTTTTAATGGCACTGCAATTCAGAatacgataactcgttttacatCTCATACATCTAAATAAACGCGTTGTTAAATGCAACTATTTCGGAACTTACGTTTGTGGTTGCGTTGCATCATCTCCTAACGTCACAGTGTCACCAGGAATGTCGTTGAAACATTTCTGACAGAAGGTGTATCTGTCGGAAACAAGACCATATGCCTTTAGACTACTGTTCCAATCGATAGTGTTTAGATCCAAATTTCAATTCGTCAATGTCATGCGTGCATCATAACGAAGATCAATTTTTTTCACGCCCCAATCGACGTATCCAAATGTCGAGAGTATCCAATtttgataaatatttatttgtatTTGCAATTATACACATGCAAGTAGTGTTTTTTTGCCAATTATATTTTCGGATccgtttcattttatttttgttttgttCCAAAAGTTGCAGAGAGTCATCATTTCGTGTAATttacgtatttttttttttcattatttttcatTTATCACAAATACAATttgttttacatttatttatgtatTTCATTTTAAGAGTGTCAGGTATCCAATTTCAATCGTCCAATTTCCAAGTAGTATCAATTTTCGTGGCATGAAGTAGTAGAGTCAGAAAGAAGCAAGGGGCGCGGGCAACACAAGAAGCAAGCAGCAAACAAGGATTTTTGTGTGTGCGTGCGCAACCCATGGGTAGAGCGAAGGTAACATACAAAGAAGAGAAGAGTGCCATAGTTAGACACTATATAATATGTACATAAATTACTTAACTGCATATACTCAAGAGTTACAAGCGAATTCTTTATTAAGAGCTATTCTCCATCATattacgtgtatatatatatatatatacatatatacatatatacatatatacgtaatatatgtatatgtatcatTTATGAAACAGCACTGTACACTATTCAGATCCTACCACTTTTACGGATTACTATATAACAAAGTTCCCTTAAGTATATGcgtaatcaaattttaacttcaTATGTGCGGACGTTACGAAAAAATACATTTATCGATCAAAGTTTTATAATTCTAATGAAAAACGTAAGGgggaaaagaaataaaaataaaaaccgtGTAGGTCAGGGGACTGGCCTGAATCGACTGATACCACCGAAACAGGTTAATTAGCCTGCCAATTTAATATCTGGCGCATTCGGTTACAGCAACACTTCTTCAAATAAAAATGTACCGTATAAGATCGAATGCGCCTAAAAACAACTTTATACCAACTAATAGGTATATAGCTAATGTCAGTAATCTTTGAAGACAGACGGGAGTAACAGATGTCATTAACAAGATATCTAATTGTTTAAGTAAAAGAAGTTGCTATAGGGCAAGATGGAGATAAAACCTACTAACATATTCCCATCATGCAGActattgtttttcttttttgtttaattaattaaataaattatctTATTGCACATAGTTAtttaattaaatgaaaaaaaagaaacttttATGTACTGACCTATTCTGATAAGAGTAGTACTTTGCATCTTTTGGTATAGTGCAAAGCTGTTTTCCGTAACAACACAGTACTTGTGGATTGAACGTGTACTTTCTTCCACAACAATATCCCAAAGCTTGCATTACAGGATCTATTTCTTGCTCGAAAACTTCGGAAAGCTGAAATGAACAGAGACGTTTTTAATTCGAACGGTCGAACGCGGAACGGTTGGAAGATAATGAAATAAATGTACCTTTGTACAATATTTATAAACGCGAGAGGTTTTACGATTGTAAAGCCACGCGTTGTCGAACATCATCCACACGTCGTCCACGTATTCCCATGGATCACTGTACTGCCCCGTATCCAATTTTCTCTTGATGGTTGACAGATCCATCGGCTTCTTAACGATATCGAAATAATCTGGAATTCCCAATGCTTGCGGATCGACCGGTTGCCTGAACGGTTTCGACTCTGGATCCTGCCGATAAAGTTTCTCCAATGTCGGCATTAATGCCTGACGCAATTCATCCGGTTTGAATAGACACAATCGTTTTTTGTCCGTCGACGTTCCGCTTGGTTGAATCGGTTCAGGAACTAATGGTTTAATGTCAGGCGTTGTGTCTTGACTGGACATCGGTGTCATAGGTTCTTCCTTGATGTTAGCTGTGCATTCCTCTTTTACGATACCCTCGCTGGATCCTTCGTCCATCGGTTCCGTTTTCATTTCCGTTTTAATGGACACCTCGTTGACACTTTTACCGCCGTCCATTCTGTGATTCTCGGACCCGTCTTCCGTCTTGATCTCCATCTTAATGTTCTCTTCTTTGATCGAATCCAGTTTTCCCTTATTGTTATTCATCGGTGGACTAGGAGAATTATTACGATCCAAAGCGGCTGTGATAGCAGCCATTTGCGAAGACATTTGCGAAGTTCTAGGCGCGTTCAATGCAGCCCTCTCCTGAGATGTCATGCCTTTCCCAAGGCTCGCGAGTCCGGCAGGAGAAGGTGTGGTGGTCGGATGAGGTGGCGTTTGATTAGCGGAAGATACTGTCTGATTCGGGGTCATCAATGAAGGAACTAGCGGCGTGTTAGGGGTAGATGTTGTAGACTGTGGTCCGTTCGCCGTCGTTGCCGGACCAGGACTAGGCCCGCTAGAAGCGGGAGGTGGTATGGTTTGAGGTGCCGATGTGCTGATATTGTTATCGTTAGGTGTCGAGACCGACAGTGGTCGACTGCTGTTAAACTGACTTTGTTGTTGATTGTTCTGCTGCTGCATACTACTGAACGGTGACGGCGCTTGTGGCATCGATGTCGTCGTAGCGCTTTGATTGGAAGTGCTCGTCGGTTGTTGCGGTTGCGATTGATTCGGTTGTTGCGACTGCTGTTGGCTTTGCGAtgtctgctgctgttgctgttgttgctgatGCTGGTGTGCGATCGCCGCTTGAGCTTGAGCCAGTCTAACTCTAAGATCGGGGAATTGGTGTTGATTTTGTACAGGAGAACTGTTGGGTAAACCGGAACTACCGTTTGAGGTTGGGAATTGACTAGTTGTTGCGGACGTTGTGGTTGTTGTTAAACTTGATTGTGACATTTGCGGTTGCCCGAAAGGACTGAGACCAGGGTTTGAGACGACGTTAAGATTGGAAGTTGACTGCCCATTCGGACTAGGACCCGGTGGACCAACTAAAATTCctggttgttgctgctgctgctgctgttgttgttgttgttgctgctgctgctgctgttgcattTGTTGCTGAACTTGAACCTGGGCTTGAGCTTGGGCTTGAGCCTGCGCTTGTGCCTGGGCTTGGACGTTGGTCTGGGCCTGAACCTGTACTTGTTGTTGCGTTTGCTGTTGTTGCGGGAACTGCATTCTATTGTGCGGAATGCTCATCGCGGGTAAAGCTCCCAGTTGACCTATGCTCGGCGAGTGGCTACGCAAACTAGGAGCGACTGTACCAACCGGTCGTGATGATGGCACCGCGCCAACACCAGGCGGAGCACATGGCCTTAAACCCGAACCAGATGCTCCAGAAGGTTgaggttgttgttgctgttgttgggCTTGCAATTGTTGCTGTTGTTCCTTCCGCCTTTGCCGTTTCTCTTCCAATTCCTTTTGAATTTTGTATATCTTCTCCGCGAGCAAGTGATAGTATTCTGATCTCGAATTGGCCATTTCGTACATGTCGCCTTCCACTTTCCTTGCGTACGCGACAAGATTGTGCATCCTCTTGTCGAGCATCGCCTGTGGATcgggagttggaaatattgctTGAACCAATTTATGAACAAGATGGTTTCTAAGATCCGGAGTTACAGTTTGATGCCAGTCTTTTGATTCCTGCACAGATGTCGCAGTCACTTGACTTGGCTGAAGTCCACCTGGAAGCTGGAGATTGGCTAGCCTATTTTCACTTGGAACACTAAGCTGTCCTGAATCGTTTAAACCGAACAATTGTTGCATATTAATGGATTGTTGTATATTCGCGGCAGTCGCGGCTGCAGCGGGTGTAGGACCACTGGTAGGTGCTGTTTGATTACCAGCGACTCCGACGGTATTAGGATCAGAATTTAAAGGAAGAGACACGTTTGGAGCAACTACTTGCTGGCCAGCGCCAACCACGGATTGACCCGGTGCAGTTTGAGTTTGAGGTTGGGCCAGTCTGACGTTTCCCAACGCGCCGGGTGATCCCTGCATACCTGGTGCTGGCATTCGTCTGGCGCTTCCGGCAATAACACATTGAGTGGCTACCAAACCAGCTGTCGTCGTAGGACATGGAATACCCAACGCGTCGCACGCTCTTCTCATTTCGGTTTGACTCGGATTTGGTTGGCTATTTGGTTGTGTTGTGGACGCTGTGACAGCGTTTGTTGTTTTATTTTTGTTCGCTTGTTTCAGAGGCAAACACACAGGACAATCGTTGCGGTTACAATGTTTCCAATGGCTGATAATTTGCCTCGAAGAACTGCAATGTGCCACCGTACAATTTTTACCCGCTTGACAAGCGGTCATATGAGTTAATACGTTCTTCATTGTTTTACAATCTGGCAACGAACATTGCCAGGCGTCACCATTCGCTTGATTTTCTCGTCGTTGACATTTATGCGCGTGAAGCAAAAGGACCAGCTGTTGTTGGATAAGCTTGCGTTTTTCTGGATCAGCAGTTGATCTTGTAGCACCTAATTCAATATATACGTGAACATTAGTCAACTAAACTTATTTGTTAGAataattttatttgaaaataaaCACGGATATTTACCAGTCGGAGCACCGGCACCAGGCATTTGCCCCTGAGTTGCTTGCTGTGGACCAGGCTGACCTCCACTTGGTGCACCAGACTGAGGTTGGGCAGGACTTGGTGTAGGTGGTTGAGCTTGTTGAGCCATACCACCTTCTTGACCACCGACAACATTTGTGGAACCAATGGGTCCCGTGGTTCCTCCAAATCTACCAGGTTGCATGGCAGTTATATTTGTTCCCACTCCTTTTTGCTGTGGTGCAACAACTCCAACAGGGCTGTTGGTGCACACAGCGACTCCAGGCCCTTGCCCGCTAGCTGGAGATCCTATTTGAAaattgtatatttaaatatattcggAAGTTACTCACCATATAGTACAGATATATATGGATTGATATTGTTACCATAACCATAGGGACTTGATGCACTAATTTGTCCCATATTTGGCATATTTGGTATGTTTGGAGGAGCCTGCATTCTTGGACCTCCTTGATTGGGGCCGACAATACCAACTTGATGTACTTGTTGATGCGGACTTTGGCCCCTTGCTGGTCCAACCATATGagcttgttgttgttgttgcattGCTACAGCTCTGGTATTCATAATACCAGGTCCATTTTGCATTTGAGCAACACCATGCGGCCCACCAGGATGATGAATTCCTTGAGTGTTGGAGCCCATCATGCTTACCTAAATAACAGAATTATTATGtcccataaaaaaaaaaaaaaaaccagaaGGATTTTCATATAATTCCTTGTTCTAATGAAACTTACAGTATTTAAAGGCTGTTTGTTGAGACTGTTGGTTACAATTAAACTTCCTCCTGCCATTCCACCCATACTATTATTCCCACTAGCAGTGCTGGTCATAACTAGGCTAGAATTTATTCCACCTGGCATTGACATGGTAGGATTACTTCCAGCCATGCTCATTGACGATTGAAGGCTTCCCATTgaattcgcaatggacatttgaTTATTTGCCAAAGAACTGGCTATACTACTTGGTAAATTTCCCAGACTCACGACCATTTGTGGATCGACTACTTTAGATACAGAAACATTCGGTGGAGATTGCATATTTGGACTTTTATTACCTAAAGTTCCAGCAGCCATTACTAATGAATTAGCAACCAAATTTTTGTTGCCCTGTATgaaaaacaatgaaaattatacagtGCTATACGTGTACACAGACATCCTGCTTATTTGACGTGTACAAACCTGTTGTTGTATAAGATGATGTGaaagttgttgttgttgctgtacATGTTGTCTAAGCTCGGAATCAAGTGCGCCATTCTGCTGCCCTGGACCTGGACCTGTTGCTGGTGGTTTAGCGCTTTCTGTCGCAGAACCCCACGACGCCGATGATAATAGATCGTCAGGTAGATCATTTTCAAGATCAAACATATCTGTGTTTGTTATGTAATCTGAGAATAAATATTTGCATTAGTAACGATCCTCCCGCATGTACGATGCTGAAAAGAATACTGGTTACTACAAAAGTAAAGCGTCTAATCATAGATGCTGCACAATGGTAACAAGCATATTACAATTTCGAATTGAACAATGTTTCTGGACTACAGAATTTATAGGAAGGTTCATCATCGTACGACCGAAGGATTACTTTTCTAGGTAACCAGTTGAAAAAGTTAATGTCAGATTATGATATTAAATGTAACGTATACCATAGAGACCAAAAAACCATTAGTAATAATGTAAAGATAAGATTCAGCACCGTCACCATAGCTTCTATTGAAAGATTTAATAGTAAAATCTTTGTACTACCATGTAATGTTTGATGCATGCTGTATAATATACCTGCATGTAAAAATATACATGCACATATATGCATACATGCACACACATTTTTGACATTTATGTACATATCATGTTTTAATGTTACAGAAAATTGCATTTGTTTAA containing:
- the LOC143429159 gene encoding CREB-binding protein isoform X1; amino-acid sequence: MADHLVDGPPNKRPKLGDPFQGTSDSAVGMAPLMMHHAYTNYGGGGSGNMQQMQGPPQQLHLQQHQLQPHWNNHTIHKRNYITNTDMFDLENDLPDDLLSSASWGSATESAKPPATGPGPGQQNGALDSELRQHVQQQQQLSHHLIQQQGNKNLVANSLVMAAGTLGNKSPNMQSPPNVSVSKVVDPQMVVSLGNLPSSIASSLANNQMSIANSMGSLQSSMSMAGSNPTMSMPGGINSSLVMTSTASGNNSMGGMAGGSLIVTNSLNKQPLNTVSMMGSNTQGIHHPGGPHGVAQMQNGPGIMNTRAVAMQQQQQAHMVGPARGQSPHQQVHQVGIVGPNQGGPRMQAPPNIPNMPNMGQISASSPYGYGSPASGQGPGVAVCTNSPVGVVAPQQKGVGTNITAMQPGRFGGTTGPIGSTNVVGGQEGGMAQQAQPPTPSPAQPQSGAPSGGQPGPQQATQGQMPGAGAPTGATRSTADPEKRKLIQQQLVLLLHAHKCQRRENQANGDAWQCSLPDCKTMKNVLTHMTACQAGKNCTVAHCSSSRQIISHWKHCNRNDCPVCLPLKQANKNKTTNAVTASTTQPNSQPNPSQTEMRRACDALGIPCPTTTAGLVATQCVIAGSARRMPAPGMQGSPGALGNVRLAQPQTQTAPGQSVVGAGQQVVAPNVSLPLNSDPNTVGVAGNQTAPTSGPTPAAAATAANIQQSINMQQLFGLNDSGQLSVPSENRLANLQLPGGLQPSQVTATSVQESKDWHQTVTPDLRNHLVHKLVQAIFPTPDPQAMLDKRMHNLVAYARKVEGDMYEMANSRSEYYHLLAEKIYKIQKELEEKRQRRKEQQQQLQAQQQQQQPQPSGASGSGLRPCAPPGVGAVPSSRPVGTVAPSLRSHSPSIGQLGALPAMSIPHNRMQFPQQQQTQQQVQVQAQTNVQAQAQAQAQAQAQAQVQVQQQMQQQQQQQQQQQQQQQQQQPGILVGPPGPSPNGQSTSNLNVVSNPGLSPFGQPQMSQSSLTTTTTSATTSQFPTSNGSSGLPNSSPVQNQHQFPDLRVRLAQAQAAIAHQHQQQQQQQQTSQSQQQSQQPNQSQPQQPTSTSNQSATTTSMPQAPSPFSSMQQQNNQQQSQFNSSRPLSVSTPNDNNISTSAPQTIPPPASSGPSPGPATTANGPQSTTSTPNTPLVPSLMTPNQTVSSANQTPPHPTTTPSPAGLASLGKGMTSQERAALNAPRTSQMSSQMAAITAALDRNNSPSPPMNNNKGKLDSIKEENIKMEIKTEDGSENHRMDGGKSVNEVSIKTEMKTEPMDEGSSEGIVKEECTANIKEEPMTPMSSQDTTPDIKPLVPEPIQPSGTSTDKKRLCLFKPDELRQALMPTLEKLYRQDPESKPFRQPVDPQALGIPDYFDIVKKPMDLSTIKRKLDTGQYSDPWEYVDDVWMMFDNAWLYNRKTSRVYKYCTKLSEVFEQEIDPVMQALGYCCGRKYTFNPQVLCCYGKQLCTIPKDAKYYSYQNSSLKAYGLVSDRYTFCQKCFNDIPGDTVTLGDDATQPQTAIKKEQFQEMKNDHLELESFVVCTDCGRKVHQICVLHMESIWPLGFTCDKCLKKKGQKRKENKFNAKRLPVTKLGTYIETRVNNFLKKKEAGAGEVAIRVVASSDKVVEVKPGMRSRFVENGDMPGEFPYRAKALFAFEEVDGTDVCFFGMHVQEYGSECTPPNTRRVYIAYLDSVHFFRPRQFRTAVYHEILLGYLDYAKQLGYTMAHIWACPPSEGDDYIFHCHPQEQKIPKPRRLQEWYKKMLDKGMVERIVLDYKDILKQAMEDKLQSAADLPYFEGDFWPNVLEESIKELDQEEEEKRKQAEAAEAAAASAILSLSEDSETGSDGKKKGQKKAKKSNKSKANQRKNSKKSNTPQTGNDLSAKIFATMEKHKEVFFVIRLHSAQSAASLAPIQDPDPVINCDLMDGRDAFLTMARERHYEFSSLRRAKFSSMSMLYELHNQGQDKFVYTCNNCKSHVETRYHCTVCDDFDLCISCKEKDGHPHHMEKLGLDLDDGSSPADAKQANPQEARKLSIQRCIQSLVHACQCRDANCRLTSCQKMKRVVTHTKVCKRKTNGGCPICKQLIALCCYHAKHCQETKCLVPFCSNIKHKLKQQQLQQRLQQAQLLRRRMAVMNTRPTGPVGAMQSGQQSSNVTMPAGVAIKPGISPTNLSSPHQPGIGLKPGTQTPPAHVLQVVKQVQEEAARQQAPHGYGKVTPGGGVGVGVGVGGQTGGVMPPPQMQRPMSVPMANPGGTHLISMDQWTASRYPNAVMQQNPGLRQQTPQQIMQQQQHQPGMGMGGQMPRPTGVLGGPVSQVGPQAQSNMQKHVFQQLMQTLKNPHTPEQQNQILQILKSNPPIMAAFIKQRALALQQQSGQYGGGVGGPLGPNQPQQQPGLQHMMSQQQQQQQHQQQQQQQHQQQQQQQGRMQIQAMLNQQQQQQQQQQQQQQPVQQQSPWYKQQMLAMQRQQQQQQQQQQQQQQQQQQQQFTQPPAPPYGQQRPIRPSLLGKNYLILEKTRFLEPVGSWSNVCHDSAYSSPGYGGFSEQGYGQPGLKPTPPPVPSPQGVMGPPGISVQQQLMQSVRSPPPIRSPQPNPSPRPVPSPRNQPVPSPRSGPVPSPHHHPHGTPTHSPAHELAGPSEMMLSQLSGGTGAPTGHPGTMPHHPSPAPPPTSGTDTSEVTPMTPQDQLSKFVEGL